One Tolypothrix bouteillei VB521301 DNA window includes the following coding sequences:
- a CDS encoding flavin monoamine oxidase family protein produces MSRSALMASLRRAYKITRASLKTGIRADEIADIVRDKMTRRRLIYGGLGLASAMSAMMWDGERSSAAFAKLPKVLVVGAGIAGLVAAYRLSQAGVPVDIIEARNRVGGRIHTLHNVADLSIPVDLGGEFIDTHHTSLRNLAKELGLEIVDLYAIDSNLTEGISYYDGSLISEKEIQQWLPPLVQKIERDLAAFGKTPVNYRTKNQLAIQLDNISITQYLEEAKTHPILKAIIEKAYTSLYGQETEIQSSLNMLLFIGTDANSFDPIEESDERYQIVGGNDRIILSLSQFLKNSIELETELEAIATQSDGRYRVSLRSGNRSVERIYERVLLALPFSTLRNVSLNVDLPDLKKKAILELGYGNNAKLITAYQERIWRTRYKSTGFVSTDLNFQTIWESSHYHKGSSGLLTNFTGGQKSLPLGLNSPEIQAQKLLSQLENIFPGIGSMYRGQPVCAYWRREPYTRGSYACYLVGQWTTIAGVEQQRVGNLFFAGEHCSQLFQGYMEGGCRTGEMSAADILRSMGLKKRVSVTEH; encoded by the coding sequence ATGTCAAGATCGGCGTTGATGGCATCATTGCGGCGAGCTTATAAAATCACCAGGGCATCGCTAAAAACAGGGATTCGAGCAGATGAAATAGCTGATATTGTCCGCGACAAGATGACTCGCCGCCGTCTCATATATGGCGGTTTGGGATTGGCAAGTGCTATGAGTGCAATGATGTGGGATGGAGAACGAAGTTCTGCTGCATTTGCCAAACTTCCTAAAGTTTTAGTCGTAGGTGCGGGAATTGCTGGGCTTGTTGCGGCTTACCGCCTTTCTCAAGCTGGAGTCCCTGTAGATATTATTGAAGCTAGAAATCGTGTTGGCGGACGCATACATACGCTGCATAATGTTGCCGATCTTTCTATACCTGTAGATTTGGGGGGAGAATTTATTGACACTCATCACACAAGTTTACGCAATTTGGCAAAGGAATTAGGTCTGGAGATTGTTGATTTGTATGCTATAGATAGCAATTTGACAGAAGGAATATCGTATTATGATGGAAGTCTAATTTCAGAAAAAGAAATACAACAGTGGTTACCGCCATTGGTACAAAAAATAGAACGAGATTTGGCAGCTTTTGGGAAAACGCCTGTAAATTACCGTACAAAGAATCAATTGGCTATTCAATTAGATAATATCTCTATCACTCAATATTTAGAGGAAGCCAAAACTCATCCAATTCTTAAAGCCATAATTGAAAAAGCTTACACAAGTTTATACGGTCAGGAAACCGAAATTCAATCTAGTTTAAATATGTTGTTATTTATTGGTACGGATGCTAACAGCTTCGATCCAATTGAAGAAAGTGATGAACGGTATCAGATCGTTGGTGGAAACGATCGCATCATTCTTTCTTTATCACAATTCCTCAAAAATTCTATTGAACTAGAGACAGAATTAGAAGCGATCGCTACTCAAAGTGATGGTAGATATCGGGTGAGTTTGCGCTCTGGAAACCGCTCTGTTGAAAGAATTTATGAGCGAGTTTTGTTGGCACTACCATTTAGTACTTTGCGTAATGTCTCGTTAAATGTAGATTTGCCAGACTTGAAAAAGAAAGCGATCTTAGAATTAGGTTATGGTAACAATGCCAAATTAATTACTGCTTATCAAGAACGGATTTGGCGCACGCGGTACAAATCAACTGGATTTGTCTCTACTGACTTAAACTTTCAAACAATCTGGGAGTCATCTCATTATCATAAGGGTTCAAGTGGTTTACTCACCAATTTTACTGGCGGTCAAAAGAGTTTACCATTAGGGCTAAATTCACCGGAAATTCAAGCTCAAAAACTTCTCTCCCAATTGGAAAATATTTTTCCAGGAATTGGTAGTATGTATCGGGGTCAGCCTGTTTGTGCTTATTGGCGTCGGGAACCGTATACGAGAGGCTCTTATGCTTGTTACCTTGTGGGACAATGGACAACAATTGCAGGAGTTGAACAACAACGGGTGGGGAATTTATTTTTTGCTGGCGAACACTGCTCCCAATTGTTTCAAGGTTATATGGAAGGTGGTTGTAGAACGGGAGAAATGTCAGCTGCGGATATTCTGCGTTCTATGGGTTTGAAAAAGAGAGTTTCTGTAACAGAACATTGA
- the purM gene encoding phosphoribosylformylglycinamidine cyclo-ligase yields MDYKEAGVDVEAGREFVNQIRNLVHSTFRPEVIGGLGGFSGCFQLPTGYREPVLVSGTDGVGTKLKIAQAVNRHDTIGIDLVAMCVNDVLTSGAEPLFFLDYLATSHLEKEQLTEVVAGIASGCKQAGCSLLGGETAEMPGFYQVGEYDLAGFCVGIVEKSQMLDGSQVRVGDVAIALASAGVHSNGFSLVRKIVSDKGFSWSDRPDRLGGQTLGEIFLTPTYIYVESVLAARKAGLEIHGMAHITGGGLPENLPRCLGKGQAIKIDPKSWSIPPIFQWLAEEGSVNAQAMYNTFNMGIGFVLLVPPHQVEPAMTHFALQNITARTIGEVIPGSGELLGLPI; encoded by the coding sequence ATGGACTACAAAGAGGCAGGGGTAGATGTTGAGGCTGGGCGAGAATTTGTCAATCAAATTCGGAATTTAGTTCACAGTACTTTTAGACCAGAAGTGATTGGTGGATTGGGCGGTTTTAGTGGCTGTTTTCAACTACCAACAGGTTATAGGGAACCGGTTCTGGTTTCAGGAACCGATGGTGTGGGTACAAAGCTCAAAATTGCTCAAGCTGTCAATCGTCACGACACTATAGGGATTGATTTGGTAGCAATGTGTGTCAATGATGTGTTGACATCTGGTGCAGAACCTCTGTTTTTTTTAGATTACCTGGCAACAAGTCATTTGGAAAAAGAACAATTAACTGAGGTGGTTGCAGGTATAGCCTCTGGATGCAAGCAAGCAGGGTGCTCCTTACTTGGGGGAGAAACCGCAGAAATGCCCGGTTTTTATCAGGTGGGTGAGTACGATCTGGCTGGGTTCTGTGTGGGAATTGTTGAGAAAAGCCAGATGCTGGACGGTTCTCAGGTACGAGTAGGTGATGTCGCGATCGCTCTTGCAAGTGCTGGCGTACACAGCAATGGCTTTAGCTTGGTCAGGAAAATTGTCAGCGACAAAGGATTTTCTTGGAGCGATCGTCCAGATAGATTGGGAGGGCAAACACTAGGAGAAATTTTCCTCACGCCTACCTACATTTATGTTGAATCCGTACTCGCGGCGCGTAAAGCAGGCTTAGAAATCCACGGGATGGCACATATTACAGGTGGAGGGCTACCTGAAAATTTGCCTCGTTGCTTGGGTAAAGGTCAAGCGATAAAAATCGATCCCAAGAGTTGGTCCATTCCACCTATATTTCAGTGGCTAGCCGAAGAGGGATCTGTGAATGCACAAGCAATGTATAACACTTTCAACATGGGGATCGGGTTTGTACTGCTTGTTCCCCCTCATCAAGTAGAGCCAGCCATGACACATTTTGCTTTACAAAATATTACAGCTCGTACCATTGGAGAGGTTATTCCCGGTTCTGGCGAATTATTGGGATTGCCAATTTAA
- a CDS encoding PAS domain-containing sensor histidine kinase, whose translation MNQYQNEVYLQQLIEYAPVAISIVDREMRYLSVSRRWLSEHGLTHEIIGRSHDEVFPDTSQKWKQIHQDCLAGAIHQCDEDATLSADGSVEWVRWLVRPWYMTSGEIGGLMMFHENITGCKATQSAMGQNEQYYRSLVDVISEIVLVVGPNGNFLEDNLSWRNFTGQSLEESVTGKWLEVIHSDDRQLATQTWETARTTLSRYEVECRLRRSDGEYRYMQVRSTPILEADGSVRAWVNICNDIHERKVAELKLKQSEERYRCLVSATSVFIWTAPPNGTAVQDNVGWRNFTGQTWEEYEGEGWLDAIHPEDRELMGQAWEDAVNRGSLFVHEYRLRRYDGKYCYMISRGVPVLELDNSIREWIGTCSNIHEQKVAALALQRSEARFRSLVEATSQIVWTTDAEGKFVTDQPQWCAFTGQTLEQALGWGWLNAIHPEEQQSASDNWSVALTNRTVYESETRIRRYDGEYRYLSVRGVPIIGAEGEICEWVGTNTDITERKQAELALARAKEVAEAANRTKSEFLANMNHELRTPLNGILGYAQILQRDPTTTAKQQKGLGVIYQCGSHLLTLINDILDLSKLEVQKMDLYPQDFHFANFLTTTIEICRIKAEQKGIAFHYHPVNLPVAVHADDKRLRQVLLNLLSNAIKFTDFGSVTFTVEAFGNEQTASTRSTKIRFQVQDTGIGIAKEKWQLIFLPFEQAGKRDRNSEGTGLGLAISQQIVQLMGSSIHLNSEPGLGSTFWFEVVLLAAADWLSRPASPHQKVIGYQGERRKILVIDDRHDNRAVVVGMLAPLGFKLAQADDGQLGLDLALQIRPDLIITDVMMLKMNGLEMTRRLRQLPDFAKIPIIASPASLSQVDMQQAMDAGCSSFFPKPIEFIGLLGELQRHLELQWIYETKTEVVEVSAVVSPSADLVVPPPQELAALYQAARDGFITDIQFEANRLKQLNPEYAPFVNKLLELSFKFDDEAILNLLAPHI comes from the coding sequence ATGAACCAATATCAGAATGAAGTCTACTTGCAGCAGTTAATTGAATATGCTCCCGTTGCCATCTCTATAGTCGATCGCGAAATGCGATATTTAAGTGTTAGTCGCAGATGGTTGTCAGAACATGGTTTAACTCATGAAATCATCGGTCGCTCTCATGACGAAGTTTTTCCAGATACCTCCCAAAAGTGGAAGCAAATTCATCAGGATTGTTTAGCGGGAGCAATCCATCAATGTGATGAAGATGCAACCCTAAGTGCAGATGGGTCTGTAGAATGGGTACGCTGGTTAGTACGTCCTTGGTACATGACAAGCGGTGAAATTGGAGGACTGATGATGTTTCACGAAAACATCACCGGGTGTAAAGCTACCCAAAGCGCTATGGGTCAAAATGAACAGTATTATCGTTCTCTGGTAGATGTCATTTCTGAGATAGTTTTGGTAGTTGGACCTAATGGCAACTTCTTAGAAGATAATCTGAGTTGGCGAAACTTTACAGGACAATCCTTGGAGGAATCTGTAACAGGAAAATGGTTAGAGGTAATTCATTCAGACGATCGCCAATTGGCAACTCAGACATGGGAAACAGCTAGAACAACGCTTTCTCGTTATGAAGTTGAGTGTCGTTTGCGACGATCTGATGGTGAGTATCGCTATATGCAAGTGCGAAGTACTCCTATTTTAGAAGCAGATGGTAGTGTTCGGGCATGGGTAAACATTTGTAATGATATTCACGAACGGAAAGTTGCGGAACTAAAACTTAAACAGAGTGAAGAACGCTATCGATGTTTAGTAAGTGCTACTTCAGTATTTATTTGGACAGCGCCTCCTAATGGTACTGCTGTTCAAGACAATGTTGGCTGGCGAAACTTTACCGGGCAAACGTGGGAGGAATATGAGGGAGAGGGATGGTTAGATGCAATTCACCCAGAAGATCGCGAATTAATGGGTCAGGCATGGGAAGACGCAGTCAACAGGGGTAGCCTCTTCGTACATGAATATCGTTTGCGACGGTATGATGGTAAGTATTGTTACATGATATCACGAGGTGTCCCAGTATTAGAACTAGATAATAGTATCCGCGAGTGGATTGGGACTTGCAGCAATATTCACGAGCAAAAAGTTGCTGCACTGGCACTTCAGCGGAGTGAAGCACGATTCCGTTCGCTAGTTGAAGCGACATCACAAATCGTGTGGACAACTGACGCTGAAGGTAAATTCGTGACCGACCAACCGCAATGGTGTGCTTTCACGGGTCAAACGCTTGAACAAGCTTTAGGGTGGGGATGGTTAAATGCAATCCATCCCGAAGAGCAACAGTCTGCTAGTGACAATTGGTCAGTCGCTCTGACGAATCGCACCGTTTATGAAAGTGAGACTCGAATTCGACGCTATGACGGTGAGTATCGCTACTTAAGTGTGCGTGGTGTGCCGATTATCGGAGCAGAGGGTGAAATTTGTGAGTGGGTGGGAACCAACACCGACATTACCGAACGCAAGCAAGCAGAACTCGCCCTTGCTCGAGCAAAAGAAGTAGCGGAAGCAGCTAATCGTACCAAAAGCGAATTCCTTGCGAATATGAACCACGAACTGCGAACCCCGCTCAATGGCATCCTGGGCTATGCTCAGATCCTTCAGCGCGACCCTACCACTACTGCCAAACAGCAAAAGGGATTGGGCGTTATTTATCAGTGTGGTTCCCACCTGCTGACCTTAATCAACGACATTCTCGATCTCTCGAAACTGGAAGTACAGAAGATGGATCTTTATCCTCAGGATTTCCACTTCGCCAACTTCCTGACCACCACCATAGAAATTTGTCGCATCAAAGCCGAACAGAAAGGTATTGCCTTCCATTACCACCCCGTCAACTTGCCCGTTGCCGTCCATGCTGATGACAAACGCCTGCGACAAGTCCTGCTGAATCTCCTCAGCAATGCAATTAAGTTTACTGATTTTGGAAGTGTCACCTTTACGGTTGAGGCTTTTGGGAATGAGCAAACAGCTAGCACTCGCTCCACGAAAATTCGCTTCCAAGTTCAAGATACGGGCATCGGTATTGCAAAAGAAAAGTGGCAATTGATTTTTTTACCCTTTGAACAGGCGGGAAAACGCGATCGCAACAGCGAAGGAACTGGGTTGGGGTTAGCAATCAGCCAGCAAATTGTCCAGCTTATGGGCAGTTCCATTCACCTCAACAGCGAACCAGGTCTGGGCAGTACTTTCTGGTTTGAGGTGGTACTGCTTGCTGCTGCCGATTGGCTGTCTCGACCTGCGTCTCCTCATCAAAAGGTGATTGGCTATCAGGGGGAACGGCGCAAAATTTTAGTGATTGACGATCGCCATGATAACCGTGCTGTTGTTGTAGGAATGCTGGCACCTTTAGGCTTTAAACTGGCTCAAGCGGATGACGGACAACTCGGGCTGGATTTAGCACTTCAGATACGCCCGGATTTAATCATTACTGATGTGATGATGTTAAAAATGAATGGGTTGGAAATGACCCGTCGCTTGCGTCAACTGCCTGATTTTGCCAAAATACCGATTATTGCTTCCCCAGCGAGCTTGTCTCAAGTAGATATGCAACAAGCTATGGATGCTGGGTGCAGTAGCTTTTTCCCCAAGCCAATCGAGTTCATTGGCTTGCTGGGGGAATTGCAACGCCATCTAGAGTTGCAATGGATTTATGAAACAAAAACGGAGGTGGTTGAAGTGTCTGCTGTGGTTTCTCCTTCGGCAGATCTGGTGGTACCGCCACCACAGGAGTTAGCTGCCCTCTACCAAGCAGCCCGAGATGGCTTTATCACCGATATTCAGTTTGAAGCCAACCGCCTCAAGCAACTTAATCCTGAATATGCACCTTTTGTCAATAAATTACTAGAACTTAGTTTTAAATTTGATGACGAAGCCATTCTTAATTTATTAGCACCGCATATTTAA
- a CDS encoding sensor histidine kinase, whose translation MPVDITAPKGTILVVDDNPTNIQVLFDILSEIGYRVAIAKSGEAALQRVQSYHPDLILLDVMMPGIDGFETCTRLKADSATKDIPIVFMTALSDSVDKVKGLSLGAVDYITKPIQHEEALARIRVHLQLSESQKSLQQHATKLSEALDNLKQAQMHLVQSEKMSSLGQMMAGIAHEINNPITFIYSNLAPAKEHIEDLLDFIELYRQYHPQPHPKIQAWMDEVDVEYLETDLPKLMKSLELGSDRIRQLVVSLRNFSRLDESGTQIIDLHEGIESTLLILQHRLKPRPEHPGIQVVRDYGQLPHVECYPSQLNQVFMNIFGNAIDALEERDLHRNMDEIRAHPSQISIRTEQLPNHDIAISISDNGCGIEENICPQLFEPFFTTKPVGKGTGLGLSISYQIVTQKHGGKIYCQSTLGRGTEFTIQIPVRQALC comes from the coding sequence ATGCCCGTTGACATCACAGCCCCAAAAGGAACCATTTTGGTAGTTGATGATAACCCTACCAATATTCAAGTGTTGTTCGATATTTTGAGTGAAATCGGTTATCGGGTGGCGATCGCTAAAAGTGGTGAAGCGGCTTTACAACGGGTTCAGTCTTATCATCCCGATTTAATTTTGCTAGATGTGATGATGCCAGGAATTGATGGCTTTGAAACCTGTACGCGCCTCAAAGCAGATTCCGCCACCAAAGACATTCCGATCGTTTTTATGACCGCTCTGTCTGACTCAGTTGATAAGGTCAAAGGGCTGAGTTTGGGTGCAGTCGATTACATTACCAAGCCCATCCAACATGAAGAAGCTTTAGCACGTATTCGCGTACACTTGCAACTGAGCGAATCCCAAAAGTCTTTACAACAACATGCTACCAAACTTTCCGAGGCACTTGACAACCTCAAGCAGGCACAAATGCATCTCGTGCAAAGCGAAAAAATGTCTTCACTCGGTCAAATGATGGCAGGCATAGCACACGAAATTAACAATCCCATCACTTTTATTTACTCCAATCTTGCTCCTGCTAAAGAACATATCGAAGATTTGCTTGACTTTATTGAGTTATATCGCCAATACCATCCTCAACCCCATCCCAAAATTCAAGCTTGGATGGACGAAGTTGATGTTGAATATCTAGAAACCGATTTGCCCAAGCTCATGAAATCCTTGGAATTGGGGAGCGATCGCATTCGCCAATTGGTTGTTTCCCTACGTAACTTTTCTCGCTTGGATGAATCGGGAACTCAAATCATCGATTTGCACGAAGGTATTGAGAGTACTTTGTTAATTTTGCAACATCGTCTCAAACCCAGACCCGAACATCCTGGCATTCAGGTGGTACGAGATTACGGACAACTGCCCCATGTGGAATGCTATCCCAGTCAACTCAATCAGGTGTTCATGAATATTTTCGGCAATGCCATTGATGCCTTGGAAGAGCGCGATCTCCATCGCAATATGGATGAGATCCGGGCCCATCCGAGCCAAATTTCTATCCGTACCGAACAACTACCAAACCACGACATCGCCATCTCCATTAGTGATAACGGTTGCGGCATTGAAGAGAATATCTGTCCCCAACTGTTTGAACCATTTTTTACGACTAAACCCGTTGGCAAAGGCACTGGATTGGGGCTTTCCATCAGCTATCAGATTGTTACCCAAAAACACGGTGGCAAAATCTATTGCCAGTCAACACTTGGTAGGGGAACTGAGTTCACGATCCAAATTCCGGTTCGCCAAGCTCTATGTTAA
- a CDS encoding PHP domain-containing protein, whose protein sequence is MTVKVAEVSTSREQLKYIFQSINALSCPMSFNFHMHTVHSDGKLQPSALMEQAVTIGLKGLAITDHHSISGYQAAQNWLEQWRWNNPGANVPQLWTGVEINANLLNTEVHILGYAFDIEQPSIKPYIQRKATTGEHHQAANVISAIHEAGGLAVLAHPARYRRSHFDLIPAAADAGIDGVESFYAYNNPNPWKPSARESEQVQQLASEYSLFNSCGTDTHGLSLLHRL, encoded by the coding sequence ATGACTGTCAAGGTAGCCGAGGTTTCCACCTCACGCGAACAATTAAAGTATATATTTCAAAGCATAAATGCATTGAGCTGTCCGATGAGTTTCAACTTTCACATGCACACTGTCCACTCAGATGGTAAGCTCCAACCAAGTGCATTGATGGAGCAGGCAGTTACCATTGGGTTAAAAGGGCTTGCTATTACCGATCACCATAGTATATCTGGTTATCAAGCAGCGCAAAATTGGTTAGAACAATGGCGATGGAATAATCCAGGTGCAAATGTACCCCAGCTTTGGACTGGTGTAGAAATTAACGCCAATCTTCTCAATACAGAAGTTCATATTCTAGGTTATGCGTTCGATATAGAGCAACCCAGCATCAAACCTTACATTCAAAGAAAAGCTACGACAGGCGAACACCATCAAGCAGCTAATGTGATATCTGCTATCCACGAAGCAGGGGGACTAGCCGTTTTGGCTCACCCAGCGCGTTATCGGCGATCGCACTTTGATTTGATTCCTGCCGCCGCAGATGCTGGGATCGATGGCGTAGAATCTTTTTACGCTTACAACAATCCCAACCCTTGGAAACCCAGTGCGAGAGAGTCAGAACAAGTGCAACAGTTAGCCAGCGAATACAGCCTGTTTAACAGTTGTGGGACTGATACTCATGGCTTAAGTTTACTACATCGCTTGTAA
- a CDS encoding DUF1778 domain-containing protein — MFEVAAATPKETRLSIRATEPEKAILAEAARIRHTNVSKFVLQASLDAANAILMNQTEFRLPPDRWEAFCERLDAPPKVVRALQQLFSEPEQF; from the coding sequence ATGTTTGAGGTAGCAGCCGCTACGCCAAAAGAAACGCGGCTTTCCATTCGCGCAACGGAGCCGGAAAAGGCAATACTGGCAGAAGCCGCACGAATACGGCACACGAATGTCAGCAAGTTTGTGCTGCAAGCATCGCTTGATGCCGCAAATGCTATTCTCATGAATCAAACCGAGTTTCGCTTGCCGCCCGATCGCTGGGAAGCGTTCTGCGAACGTCTTGACGCGCCGCCGAAAGTCGTTCGAGCGCTACAGCAGCTCTTTAGCGAACCGGAACAGTTTTAA
- a CDS encoding superoxide dismutase, with the protein MAFVQEPLPYDFNALEPYGMKGETFEYHYGKHHKAYVDNLNKLTDGTELADKSLEEVIKISFKDSSKAGIFNNAAQVWNHTFFWNSLKPGAGGKPQGELASKIEKDFGSFDKFTEEFSNAAATQFGSGWAWLIDDGGTLKVTKTPNAENPLAHGQKALLTLDVWEHAYYIDFRNARPAYIKNFLEQLVNWDFAAENYAKAY; encoded by the coding sequence ATGGCATTCGTACAGGAACCACTACCATACGACTTTAATGCTTTAGAGCCATACGGCATGAAAGGTGAGACGTTCGAGTATCACTATGGTAAGCACCACAAAGCGTATGTAGACAACTTGAACAAGCTGACTGACGGTACAGAACTTGCCGATAAATCCTTAGAAGAGGTTATTAAAATTTCCTTCAAAGATTCCTCCAAAGCAGGAATTTTCAACAACGCCGCCCAAGTGTGGAACCACACTTTCTTTTGGAACTCCCTAAAACCAGGTGCTGGTGGTAAGCCTCAAGGTGAACTAGCTTCTAAGATTGAAAAAGATTTTGGTAGCTTTGACAAATTCACAGAAGAGTTTTCTAACGCGGCTGCAACTCAGTTTGGTAGCGGTTGGGCTTGGCTAATTGATGATGGTGGTACTTTAAAAGTCACTAAAACACCAAATGCAGAAAATCCCCTAGCTCACGGACAGAAGGCGCTTCTGACCCTAGATGTTTGGGAACATGCCTACTACATTGATTTTAGAAATGCTCGCCCTGCATATATCAAGAACTTCCTAGAGCAGTTAGTCAACTGGGATTTTGCGGCTGAAAATTATGCCAAAGCCTACTAA
- a CDS encoding class I SAM-dependent DNA methyltransferase produces the protein MTDSILQEQIAYYSARANEYDEWFYRIGRYDRGEELNQRWFNEAGVIRNALYQIGNVERVLELACGTGIWTQELLKIGQKITALDASSEVIAIARSKIGAANVEYQQIDLFNWEPNTEYDLVFFSFWLSHVPPNLVDSFLKKVYKATHRGGQIFIVDSRFESTSTAKNHVLENDGNIYINRKLNDDQEFKIVKIFYSPEQLRGKLIQAGFEVDVKVTDNYFIYASGSKSETH, from the coding sequence ATGACAGATAGTATTCTTCAGGAACAAATTGCCTACTACAGTGCAAGAGCTAACGAATACGACGAATGGTTCTACAGAATTGGACGTTACGATCGCGGAGAAGAACTCAACCAGCGCTGGTTTAACGAAGCTGGTGTCATCAGAAATGCTTTGTACCAAATTGGTAATGTAGAACGCGTTCTAGAGTTAGCCTGTGGTACGGGAATTTGGACTCAAGAACTTTTAAAGATTGGTCAGAAAATTACTGCACTTGATGCTTCAAGTGAAGTGATTGCGATTGCTCGCAGCAAAATAGGTGCTGCTAACGTCGAGTATCAGCAAATCGATTTATTTAATTGGGAACCCAACACTGAGTACGATTTAGTGTTTTTCTCCTTTTGGCTTTCTCACGTACCACCAAATTTGGTTGACTCATTTTTAAAAAAAGTCTATAAAGCGACGCACAGAGGTGGGCAAATTTTTATTGTTGACTCTCGCTTCGAGTCAACATCAACAGCCAAAAATCATGTATTAGAAAACGATGGGAATATTTACATCAATAGAAAATTAAATGATGACCAAGAGTTTAAGATTGTTAAAATTTTTTATTCTCCCGAACAGCTTCGTGGCAAGTTAATACAAGCGGGCTTTGAAGTAGATGTTAAGGTCACAGATAACTATTTTATTTATGCAAGCGGGAGCAAAAGTGAGACTCATTGA
- a CDS encoding arsinothricin resistance N-acetyltransferase ArsN1 family B has protein sequence MKATIRLANENDAFQMLSIYAPIVRETPTSFEVEPPSEAEFKQRIKDYQKRLPWLVCELDGEILGYAYANPHRSRAAYQWSVESSVYVAAKHRKKSVGKALYASLFKVLQVQGFYNVFAGIVLPNPASIALHEAFGFTLVGVYRAVGYKLGQWYDVGWWQLSLQHERSELVNPPLSWQEVEKLPLWNEALRSGLNFLRV, from the coding sequence GTGAAAGCTACAATCCGATTAGCCAATGAAAATGATGCATTCCAAATGCTGTCAATATATGCACCTATTGTCCGTGAAACGCCAACTTCTTTTGAAGTGGAACCTCCAAGTGAAGCAGAATTTAAACAACGGATCAAGGATTATCAAAAGCGACTGCCTTGGCTTGTCTGTGAACTTGATGGAGAAATTTTAGGTTACGCTTATGCTAATCCTCATCGAAGTCGTGCAGCATATCAATGGTCTGTAGAATCATCAGTGTACGTCGCTGCGAAGCACAGGAAAAAATCAGTGGGTAAAGCTTTGTATGCTTCTCTATTTAAAGTGCTTCAAGTTCAAGGGTTTTACAATGTCTTCGCAGGAATTGTCTTACCCAATCCCGCAAGTATTGCTCTACATGAAGCATTCGGTTTTACGTTAGTAGGTGTTTACCGGGCAGTTGGTTATAAGCTGGGACAGTGGTATGATGTTGGTTGGTGGCAATTATCTCTACAACACGAGCGATCCGAACTCGTGAACCCACCGCTTTCTTGGCAAGAAGTTGAGAAATTGCCTCTATGGAATGAAGCACTCAGAAGTGGTCTGAACTTCCTGCGGGTTTAA
- a CDS encoding alpha/beta fold hydrolase, with protein sequence MFPTFFPSQTEEIQDADAIALLQNIERIALTTSLSHQPILTTYIHQGSQGIPIVLLHGFDSSMLEFRHLLPLLTTYNETWAVDLLGFGFTQRQKEINYSPSTIKTHLYHFWKTLIAKPVILVGASMGGATAIDFTLTYPQVVKSLVLINSIGYTSAPPFSKYLFPPLDFLAVEYLRQRKLMAFNLGSFFANLDKKTLSDIQCAMLHQEMPGWHDAMISYAKTGGYDDLVDRIARVDKETLILWGEADDMLAPEDAEKFHKDIKHSQLIKIKNSGHAPQIEQPKFIAQCILEFISSFPSSAPCT encoded by the coding sequence ATGTTCCCCACTTTTTTCCCATCTCAAACTGAGGAAATACAAGATGCAGATGCGATCGCTCTGCTTCAAAATATTGAAAGAATTGCTCTGACAACTTCCTTAAGCCACCAACCAATTCTGACGACATATATTCATCAAGGAAGTCAGGGAATACCAATTGTGCTATTGCATGGTTTTGATAGTTCCATGTTAGAGTTTCGTCATCTTTTACCATTACTTACAACTTACAATGAAACATGGGCAGTAGATTTGTTAGGTTTTGGCTTTACGCAACGGCAAAAAGAAATAAACTATAGCCCAAGTACTATCAAAACACACCTTTACCATTTTTGGAAAACCTTGATTGCTAAACCTGTCATACTGGTAGGTGCGTCAATGGGAGGAGCAACTGCAATTGACTTTACCCTAACTTATCCTCAAGTTGTAAAATCATTAGTGCTGATTAATAGCATAGGTTATACTTCCGCTCCACCTTTTAGCAAATACTTATTTCCGCCTTTAGATTTTTTAGCTGTAGAATATCTACGCCAACGCAAACTTATGGCGTTTAATTTAGGTAGTTTTTTTGCTAATTTAGACAAAAAAACGCTTTCAGATATTCAATGTGCTATGCTACATCAAGAAATGCCCGGTTGGCATGATGCTATGATTTCTTATGCTAAAACTGGTGGATATGATGATTTGGTCGATCGGATTGCTCGAGTGGATAAAGAGACGCTAATTTTATGGGGAGAAGCTGATGATATGCTAGCACCTGAAGACGCAGAAAAATTTCACAAGGATATTAAGCATTCTCAATTGATAAAGATAAAGAATAGCGGTCACGCTCCCCAAATTGAACAACCAAAATTTATAGCCCAATGTATTCTAGAGTTTATCTCCTCATTCCCAAGCTCCGCCCCCTGTACTTAG